In Thauera sedimentorum, a single genomic region encodes these proteins:
- a CDS encoding VOC family protein codes for MDKPICWFELPVSDMARAVRFYETVFGVTLRRDECGGHPMAIFPYAEPQPSGALVQMPQLAPRDNGTLVYLNGGEDLNLALQRVRAAGGEVAMEKTLIADDVGYMALFIDSEGNRVGLYSKH; via the coding sequence GGACAAGCCGATCTGCTGGTTCGAGCTGCCGGTGAGCGACATGGCGCGCGCGGTGCGCTTCTACGAGACGGTATTCGGTGTGACGCTGCGTCGCGACGAGTGCGGTGGCCATCCGATGGCGATCTTTCCCTACGCCGAACCGCAGCCCTCCGGCGCGCTGGTGCAGATGCCACAACTGGCGCCGCGCGACAACGGCACGCTGGTGTACCTGAACGGCGGCGAGGACCTGAACCTGGCGCTCCAGCGGGTGCGGGCGGCCGGCGGCGAAGTGGCGATGGAGAAGACGCTGATCGCCGATGACGTCGGCTACATGGCGCTGTTCATCGACAGCGAGGGCAACCGGGTGGGGTTGTACTCGAAGCACTGA